One Alkaliphilus sp. B6464 genomic window carries:
- a CDS encoding acetaldehyde dehydrogenase (acetylating), with protein sequence MESIDRDLRSVQEVRDLARLGKVAANQLADYTEEQINRILCNMVKVAKENAVSLAKMAVEETGFGKVEDKTYKNHMASVMLYESIKDMKTIGVIKEDINQQVIDIAEPMGLLMGIVPSTNPTSTAIFKAIIAIKSRNGIVFSPHPSALKCTLKAVSLMHDAAVEAGAPANIISSIYTPTIQATNELMKHNDIAMIIATGGPGMVKAAYSAGKPALGVGAGNSPAYIERTANIQKAVSNIIASKTFDNGTICASEQSIIVEECNREEVVAELKKQGGYFMTAEETEKVCRLLFKNGHTMNAKFVGRTPQVIAEAAGISIPAGTKILIGEQQGVGAEYPLSYEKLTTVIAFYTVKDWHEACELSIQLLQNGIGHTMSLHTEDRDIVMKFAKKPAARILVNTGSAQGGTGASTGLMPSFTLGCGTWGGSSVSENVTPMHLVNIKRVAYGLKDCSTLASADSSFNYPELNNYEVKSETGCSATNSALNGLKIDCTDNEKLLNLVSELVKAMKGAN encoded by the coding sequence TTGGAAAGCATTGATCGTGATTTACGTTCAGTACAAGAAGTAAGAGATCTTGCACGATTAGGAAAAGTTGCTGCAAATCAGCTTGCTGACTATACTGAAGAACAAATTAATAGGATTTTATGCAACATGGTTAAAGTAGCGAAAGAAAATGCAGTTTCTCTGGCTAAAATGGCTGTAGAGGAAACTGGATTTGGTAAAGTTGAAGATAAAACATATAAAAATCATATGGCTTCTGTTATGCTCTATGAATCAATTAAAGATATGAAGACTATTGGTGTGATCAAAGAAGATATTAATCAGCAAGTAATAGATATTGCTGAGCCTATGGGTTTATTAATGGGTATTGTACCATCAACGAACCCAACATCTACTGCTATTTTTAAAGCAATAATAGCAATTAAATCACGTAATGGGATTGTTTTTTCACCCCATCCTTCAGCATTAAAATGTACACTTAAAGCTGTAAGTTTAATGCATGATGCAGCAGTAGAAGCAGGAGCTCCTGCAAATATTATAAGCAGCATTTATACACCAACTATACAAGCTACAAACGAGCTAATGAAACATAATGATATTGCCATGATTATTGCAACAGGAGGCCCAGGAATGGTAAAGGCAGCCTATAGTGCTGGCAAGCCTGCTTTAGGTGTTGGTGCTGGTAACTCACCAGCCTATATTGAAAGAACTGCTAATATCCAAAAAGCAGTTAGCAATATTATTGCAAGTAAGACTTTTGATAATGGTACAATTTGTGCATCTGAACAATCAATAATTGTGGAAGAGTGTAATCGTGAAGAAGTAGTAGCTGAGCTTAAGAAGCAAGGCGGATACTTTATGACAGCAGAAGAAACTGAAAAAGTTTGTAGGCTGCTATTTAAGAATGGTCACACAATGAATGCTAAGTTTGTAGGTAGAACTCCACAGGTTATTGCAGAAGCAGCAGGAATTTCGATTCCAGCAGGAACAAAAATTCTAATTGGAGAGCAGCAAGGTGTTGGTGCGGAATATCCATTATCATATGAAAAGCTTACAACAGTTATAGCTTTCTACACAGTTAAGGACTGGCATGAGGCATGTGAGCTTAGTATACAACTACTTCAAAATGGTATAGGCCATACTATGAGCCTTCATACTGAAGATAGAGATATAGTAATGAAGTTTGCTAAAAAGCCAGCGGCTCGTATTTTAGTGAATACAGGTAGCGCCCAAGGTGGAACTGGTGCAAGTACAGGCCTTATGCCTTCATTTACACTAGGTTGTGGTACATGGGGAGGAAGCTCAGTTTCCGAAAATGTTACTCCAATGCACTTGGTTAATATAAAAAGGGTAGCATATGGATTAAAGGACTGTAGTACATTAGCTTCTGCTGATTCTTCTTTCAACTATCCTGAACTTAATAACTATGAAGTAAAGAGTGAAACAGGATGCTCTGCAACTAATTCTGCTTTAAATGGATTAAAAATAGATTGTACTGATAATGAAAAACTTTTAAACCTAGTAAGTGAATTAGTAAAAGCTATGAAGGGAGCCAACTAA
- a CDS encoding phosphate propanoyltransferase — protein MDNFEAVLKLFLEAVQANISSVETKQDIHEIPVGVSNRHVHLSQADVNCLFGEGYQMTKMKDLSQPGQYACKETVTICGPKGAIEKVRVLGPVRSKTQVEVLTGDSFKLGVASPIRLSGDLHGTPRITLVGPKGSVQITEGLVVAQRHIHMNCEDAKRLGVQDGQVVSIEVNGPRGGIYNNVAIRANGTSALELHVDTEEANAMSINSLSKIKIIK, from the coding sequence ATGGATAATTTCGAAGCTGTCTTAAAGCTTTTTCTAGAGGCAGTTCAAGCTAACATATCTTCAGTAGAAACAAAACAAGATATACACGAAATTCCAGTAGGGGTTTCCAACCGCCATGTTCATCTGTCACAGGCAGATGTGAACTGTTTATTTGGAGAAGGTTATCAGATGACAAAAATGAAAGATTTGTCACAGCCTGGACAATATGCTTGTAAGGAAACAGTGACAATCTGTGGACCAAAGGGCGCAATTGAAAAAGTTAGAGTTTTAGGTCCAGTGCGTAGTAAGACCCAGGTAGAAGTTTTAACAGGAGATTCCTTTAAGTTAGGTGTAGCATCGCCCATAAGGTTATCAGGTGATTTACATGGAACGCCTAGAATAACATTAGTTGGCCCAAAGGGTTCTGTTCAAATTACTGAAGGTCTAGTTGTAGCACAACGACATATTCATATGAATTGTGAAGATGCTAAGCGCTTAGGCGTACAAGATGGACAGGTAGTCTCAATTGAGGTTAATGGTCCAAGAGGTGGTATTTACAATAATGTTGCCATTAGAGCAAATGGTACTTCTGCTTTAGAGCTTCATGTTGATACTGAAGAAGCAAATGCTATGAGTATTAATTCGTTATCTAAAATTAAAATTATAAAATAA
- the eutM gene encoding ethanolamine utilization microcompartment protein EutM: MKYDALGMIETKGLVGAVEAADAMVKAANVYLVGKEHIGGGLVTVMVRGDVGAVKAATDAGAAAAQRVGELISVHVIPRPHVEVEGILPAGKIAKESVK, encoded by the coding sequence ATGAAATATGATGCATTAGGAATGATAGAAACAAAAGGTTTAGTTGGAGCTGTTGAGGCTGCAGATGCAATGGTTAAGGCGGCAAATGTTTACCTAGTAGGTAAAGAGCATATTGGTGGAGGTTTAGTAACAGTAATGGTAAGAGGAGATGTTGGAGCTGTAAAGGCAGCAACAGATGCTGGAGCTGCAGCTGCACAAAGAGTTGGAGAGTTAATTTCAGTTCATGTTATTCCACGTCCACATGTTGAAGTTGAAGGTATTCTTCCAGCAGGAAAGATAGCAAAGGAATCTGTAAAGTAA
- a CDS encoding methyl-accepting chemotaxis protein gives MKSIKSRMVVSILSIVLVIFASVIGFFTFKFNSMERENAIDYVETVAEKYVELVQSELEEALTIAETISDAFEGMKQSGNADRSTMNEIMKNTINKNKNLVGVWTTWEPNALDGKDSEYANTNAHDHTGRFNPYWNRVSGTVVHEHGSDTYDNLDDSGLWYQTSKQSKQPAVLEPFTYRFQGRDITLVSVTAPIIYNNAVVGVVGVDISLDRLQEIISNITLYDNGYAQLVTGQGEIIAHRDNELLGKNIFGILDDNEAKEAISSGEHLMLEGNISSNGEKQTLVLDPVMTADTDFKWSFISVIPEHEIYKELDKFITIAIIISTIGILILIGFILIITQSIARPIIDVSESIKKLSNFDLSIDKNSKSKQYSNRKDEIGIMSKSLETMQENFISLIKSVSDTSHQVASSSQELTAIIEQSLMTSEEIARAIDGIARATNEQAKDTEIGAEEIYMLGKEIENNKECANKLSKAANEVDSLKNDGIKIVEDLVEKTKASNSSATEISEIIINANQSAEKIENASQMIKSIAEQTNLLALNAAIEAARAGEAGRGFAVVADEIRKLADESNRFAGEITIAIEDLTDKTEYAVGTIQEVSQIIKLQTDSVAITSTKFDGIASAIENVKEAIESIIQSGLKMENKKEEIIQVIQSLSAISEENAATTEEVSASVEEQASSMAEISNASEALSKLAEEMQDGIAKFKY, from the coding sequence ATGAAATCAATTAAATCAAGAATGGTTGTAAGTATTTTGTCAATTGTTTTAGTAATATTCGCATCAGTTATTGGATTTTTTACATTTAAGTTCAACAGTATGGAAAGAGAAAATGCCATAGATTATGTAGAAACAGTAGCAGAAAAATATGTAGAGTTAGTCCAAAGTGAATTAGAGGAGGCATTGACTATTGCTGAAACAATATCTGATGCATTTGAAGGAATGAAACAAAGTGGAAATGCTGATAGATCCACAATGAATGAAATTATGAAAAATACCATAAATAAAAATAAAAATCTAGTAGGAGTATGGACAACTTGGGAGCCAAATGCTTTAGATGGAAAAGATAGTGAATATGCAAATACTAATGCACACGATCATACAGGACGATTTAATCCGTACTGGAATAGAGTGAGTGGTACAGTTGTTCACGAACACGGTTCAGATACATATGATAATTTAGATGATAGTGGGTTATGGTATCAAACTTCTAAGCAATCAAAACAACCAGCAGTTTTAGAACCATTTACATATAGATTTCAAGGTCGAGATATAACCCTGGTTTCTGTTACAGCTCCTATTATATATAATAATGCAGTTGTTGGAGTTGTCGGAGTAGATATTTCTTTAGATAGGCTGCAAGAAATCATATCAAATATAACTTTGTATGATAATGGGTATGCCCAATTGGTTACCGGTCAGGGAGAAATTATAGCACATAGAGATAATGAGCTTCTTGGAAAAAATATATTTGGAATATTGGACGATAATGAAGCTAAAGAAGCTATATCTAGTGGAGAACATTTGATGTTAGAAGGAAATATCTCTTCTAATGGAGAAAAACAAACTTTAGTATTAGATCCTGTAATGACTGCTGATACAGATTTTAAATGGTCTTTTATATCCGTTATACCTGAACATGAAATATATAAAGAATTAGATAAATTTATAACTATAGCTATCATTATAAGTACTATAGGAATTCTAATATTAATAGGGTTTATTCTAATTATTACACAATCTATAGCGAGGCCAATTATAGATGTATCCGAATCCATTAAAAAGCTATCTAATTTTGATCTAAGTATTGATAAAAATAGTAAATCAAAACAATATTCAAATAGAAAAGATGAAATAGGGATTATGTCTAAATCTTTAGAAACGATGCAGGAAAATTTCATTAGTTTAATTAAAAGTGTTTCAGATACTTCCCACCAGGTAGCTTCTTCTTCTCAGGAGCTAACAGCTATTATTGAACAATCACTTATGACCTCAGAGGAAATAGCTAGAGCAATTGACGGAATAGCTAGAGCAACTAATGAACAAGCCAAGGATACAGAAATAGGAGCAGAAGAAATCTATATGTTAGGAAAAGAGATAGAAAACAATAAAGAATGTGCAAATAAATTAAGCAAGGCTGCAAATGAAGTAGATAGTTTAAAAAATGATGGAATTAAAATTGTGGAAGATCTTGTTGAAAAAACTAAGGCTAGTAATAGCTCTGCTACTGAAATATCTGAAATTATAATAAATGCCAATCAAAGTGCAGAGAAAATTGAAAATGCCAGTCAAATGATAAAAAGCATTGCAGAGCAAACAAATTTATTGGCTTTAAATGCAGCTATAGAAGCAGCCAGAGCAGGGGAAGCTGGTAGAGGATTTGCAGTTGTTGCAGATGAAATAAGAAAACTGGCAGATGAATCTAACAGATTTGCAGGAGAAATAACTATAGCCATAGAGGATTTAACAGATAAAACAGAATATGCAGTTGGCACAATACAGGAAGTTAGCCAAATAATAAAACTTCAAACAGATAGCGTAGCAATAACAAGCACTAAATTTGATGGTATTGCTTCTGCTATCGAAAATGTAAAAGAAGCAATAGAATCTATTATTCAATCAGGATTAAAAATGGAAAATAAAAAGGAAGAGATTATACAAGTAATACAGAGCTTATCTGCTATATCTGAGGAAAATGCAGCTACAACAGAAGAAGTATCCGCTTCTGTAGAGGAACAAGCTTCATCTATGGCAGAGATCTCAAATGCCAGTGAGGCCTTATCAAAACTAGCAGAAGAAATGCAAGATGGTATTGCTAAATTTAAATATTAG
- a CDS encoding arginase family protein → MLFRDGVHLSFDIDVLAPSLVPCTGTPEPNGFTLDEGKFTIEKLLKERFVTSMDFVELILH, encoded by the coding sequence ATGCTTTTTAGAGATGGGGTTCACTTAAGCTTTGATATAGATGTTTTAGCTCCCTCCCTTGTGCCATGTACAGGAACACCTGAGCCTAACGGTTTTACTTTAGATGAAGGTAAATTTACAATTGAAAAATTATTAAAAGAAAGATTTGTAACTTCAATGGACTTTGTAGAATTAATCCTACACTAG
- a CDS encoding double-cubane-cluster-containing anaerobic reductase gives MYNLPKMFNEYDEARQKGFIKVKDYKEQGRKIVGTFCTYTPKEIIEAAGAISVSLCGTSEEPIQDAERDLPRNLCPLIKSSYGFAITDKCPYFYFSDLIVGETTCDGKKKMYELLGKLKSMYVMQLPQNNKDEESLNLWKKEVIKLKERLESEFGVDITIEKLKQAIKLVNEERRAKEEFYGLGKLCPPPMTGLEMQKVLYGSQFKMDIRESIENLRELTDKIKKEYESGKTNVSKDAPRILITGCPIGGASEKVIKAIEDNGGVVVCYENCGGVKATYTKVDEEKDPIDAIAEKYLSIPCSVMSPNEDRLNLILEIIHEYKIDGVVEVILQACHTYNIESYSVKKFVTEEKNTPYISIETDYSQNDMGQIGIRVGTFIEMIIEMMS, from the coding sequence ATGTATAACTTACCTAAAATGTTTAATGAATATGATGAAGCAAGACAAAAAGGGTTTATAAAGGTAAAAGATTATAAAGAACAAGGTAGGAAGATAGTAGGCACATTTTGCACTTATACTCCAAAAGAAATAATTGAGGCGGCAGGTGCTATCTCTGTAAGTTTATGTGGTACTAGTGAAGAACCTATACAAGATGCAGAGAGGGATTTGCCTAGAAATCTTTGTCCTTTAATTAAATCAAGCTATGGATTTGCTATAACTGATAAGTGCCCTTATTTTTACTTTTCAGATTTAATAGTTGGAGAAACTACATGTGATGGAAAGAAAAAGATGTATGAACTACTGGGAAAATTAAAATCTATGTATGTGATGCAGCTTCCTCAAAACAATAAAGATGAAGAATCCTTAAATCTATGGAAAAAGGAAGTAATAAAGCTAAAGGAACGCTTAGAAAGTGAGTTCGGAGTAGATATAACTATAGAAAAGTTAAAACAAGCGATAAAACTTGTAAATGAGGAGCGAAGAGCAAAAGAGGAGTTTTATGGATTAGGGAAATTATGTCCACCACCAATGACAGGCCTAGAGATGCAAAAGGTTCTATATGGTTCTCAGTTTAAAATGGATATAAGAGAAAGCATAGAGAATCTAAGAGAACTTACGGATAAAATTAAAAAAGAATATGAATCAGGCAAGACTAATGTGTCTAAAGATGCACCAAGAATACTAATAACAGGTTGTCCTATAGGTGGTGCCTCTGAAAAGGTTATAAAAGCTATAGAAGATAATGGTGGAGTAGTAGTATGTTATGAAAATTGTGGAGGAGTTAAAGCTACATACACAAAAGTTGACGAAGAGAAAGATCCTATAGATGCAATAGCAGAAAAATATTTGAGTATACCATGTTCAGTAATGTCCCCTAATGAAGATAGACTTAACCTGATTTTGGAAATAATTCATGAATATAAGATAGACGGAGTGGTAGAAGTAATCCTTCAAGCTTGTCATACTTATAATATTGAAAGCTATTCTGTAAAGAAATTTGTTACAGAAGAGAAAAACACACCTTATATAAGTATAGAAACAGACTATTCTCAGAATGATATGGGGCAAATTGGAATAAGAGTAGGAACATTTATAGAAATGATTATAGAAATGATGTCTTAA
- the saoB gene encoding ABC transporter substrate-binding (seleno)protein SaoB has protein sequence MNTNQKLFLFFLVICIIGIGSIFILPKEEYVANTDMSLRIGAGDDITGLLLQQIMRTSNNMGRENLVKGEAQKRIFEDFTFKDCUSNTAQWALSSEEIDMAFYCNHIALHLVRSSDDFEIYAPVIMNGEIIAYNKELDNMYKLGMGQKREHLHKVSKENYPQIQEILEMQPISLPYSLEEGQIDGAVMDVTKAALLPKFNFASLSENDYVSFVLVVRKDIIDTRAFRDFLDVYNKTIEELSQTETLITHMGMTKEFWDKAKLKFLSLE, from the coding sequence ATGAATACAAATCAAAAATTATTTTTATTTTTTCTAGTAATATGCATCATAGGAATTGGATCTATTTTTATTCTACCTAAAGAAGAATATGTTGCAAATACAGATATGAGTCTAAGAATCGGAGCTGGAGATGATATTACAGGATTACTTCTACAGCAGATCATGAGAACAAGCAATAATATGGGGAGAGAGAATCTCGTCAAGGGAGAAGCTCAAAAAAGGATTTTTGAGGACTTTACTTTTAAGGATTGCTGAAGTAACACAGCACAATGGGCCTTGAGCTCAGAAGAAATCGATATGGCCTTTTATTGTAACCATATAGCTTTGCATTTAGTGCGTTCTAGTGATGACTTTGAAATTTATGCACCAGTCATTATGAATGGTGAAATTATTGCCTATAATAAGGAACTGGATAATATGTACAAGCTAGGTATGGGCCAAAAGAGAGAACATTTACATAAGGTCTCTAAGGAGAATTATCCACAGATTCAAGAGATTTTGGAGATGCAACCTATATCCTTGCCGTATTCTTTGGAAGAAGGACAAATAGATGGTGCAGTTATGGATGTAACTAAGGCAGCCTTATTGCCAAAATTCAATTTTGCATCCCTTTCAGAAAATGACTATGTTTCTTTCGTTCTAGTTGTTAGGAAGGATATTATAGATACCAGAGCTTTTAGAGATTTTTTAGATGTGTACAATAAGACAATAGAAGAGTTAAGCCAAACGGAAACACTTATTACACACATGGGTATGACAAAGGAATTTTGGGATAAAGCAAAATTAAAATTTCTAAGTTTAGAATAG
- the saoA gene encoding ABC transporter ATP-binding protein SaoA, protein MSISIQGITKVFPNRRDKKANNIVLQDISFDVNEGEFVSLLGPSGCGKTTTLTIVAGFLKHNGGNVFVNGKEVNKPGPDRAFVFQNYALFPWMKVKENIMYPMKLRGIPKREREEKLKNLLEMAQLEDYGNYYIHEVSGGMKQRIALLRALACDPDILLMDEPLGAVDFQMRQLLQIQLESMLQANKKTALMVTHDVDEAIYLSDRVIVMSRDHGKILADLKIQLPRPRDRKNEKYHQYTNELTDILRTALDGDVKNKEDEELLEFINTSKQKENTNKPYSQKPALQGR, encoded by the coding sequence ATGTCAATATCAATACAAGGAATAACTAAAGTTTTTCCCAACAGAAGAGATAAAAAGGCAAATAATATTGTATTACAAGATATCTCATTTGATGTGAATGAAGGTGAATTTGTTTCCTTATTAGGTCCCTCCGGTTGTGGAAAGACAACAACATTAACAATTGTTGCAGGGTTTTTAAAGCATAATGGTGGGAATGTTTTTGTCAATGGGAAAGAGGTGAATAAACCAGGGCCGGATAGAGCCTTTGTGTTTCAAAATTATGCTTTGTTTCCATGGATGAAGGTAAAGGAAAATATTATGTATCCTATGAAGCTGAGAGGTATACCAAAAAGAGAACGTGAGGAGAAGCTAAAAAATTTATTGGAGATGGCGCAGCTTGAAGATTATGGAAATTATTATATTCATGAAGTATCAGGTGGTATGAAGCAAAGAATAGCTTTACTACGAGCCTTAGCTTGTGACCCAGATATTTTGTTAATGGATGAACCCTTGGGTGCAGTTGATTTTCAAATGCGTCAATTACTTCAAATTCAATTAGAATCTATGTTGCAAGCAAACAAGAAAACAGCTCTTATGGTTACTCATGATGTTGATGAAGCTATCTATTTAAGTGACAGAGTTATTGTTATGTCAAGAGATCATGGAAAAATATTGGCTGATTTAAAAATTCAGCTTCCTAGACCTAGAGATAGAAAGAATGAAAAATATCATCAATATACTAATGAATTAACTGACATCTTAAGAACTGCACTAGATGGTGATGTTAAAAATAAAGAAGATGAGGAATTATTAGAATTTATTAATACATCAAAACAAAAAGAGAATACAAACAAACCTTATTCTCAAAAACCAGCTCTTCAAGGAAGATAA
- the saoP gene encoding ABC transporter permease subunit SaoP (Most members of this family are selenoproteins with the selenocysteine residue at the channel-gating position.), translating into MNAQQKQVNRMVHATKMKDRRAWKNSSGKDFNYHTPIAIIILGIIWMIAARIVNKPFIFPSLESVIEAFFKAITDLYVLRNIGITIRRVMTGVFYAFIIGLPIGMIMGYSQNMLRAFAPFINSLRQVPIMAWVPLSIIWFGLGDGPTIFMIAFTGIFTVILNTIAGVQDISKEYYHAARSMGARTIDIIKDIVLPGSLPGIITGIRLAIGLGWMSVIUAEFIATSAGFGYCIVEAQSRMETHTIIAYMIIAGLIGFSIDKVMLLIESMLLRWKAD; encoded by the coding sequence ATGAACGCACAACAGAAACAAGTTAATAGAATGGTACACGCAACCAAAATGAAAGATAGACGTGCATGGAAAAACTCAAGTGGAAAGGACTTTAATTATCATACTCCTATAGCTATTATTATACTGGGAATTATATGGATGATAGCAGCTAGAATTGTAAATAAACCATTTATTTTCCCTTCCCTAGAAAGTGTAATTGAAGCATTTTTTAAAGCGATTACAGACTTATATGTATTGAGAAATATTGGAATTACCATACGCCGAGTTATGACAGGTGTATTCTATGCATTTATTATAGGGTTACCTATTGGTATGATTATGGGATATTCACAAAATATGTTACGAGCTTTTGCACCATTTATCAATTCACTTAGGCAAGTTCCAATTATGGCCTGGGTACCATTGTCCATTATATGGTTCGGCCTTGGAGATGGACCAACAATTTTCATGATTGCATTTACTGGAATATTTACAGTTATTTTAAATACCATTGCTGGAGTACAGGATATTAGTAAGGAATATTATCATGCTGCTCGTAGTATGGGTGCAAGAACAATTGATATTATTAAAGACATTGTACTTCCTGGTTCTCTACCAGGAATCATCACAGGGATTAGATTAGCAATTGGTTTGGGCTGGATGTCGGTTATCTGAGCGGAGTTCATTGCGACGAGTGCCGGGTTCGGTTACTGTATAGTAGAAGCTCAATCTAGAATGGAAACCCATACAATAATTGCGTATATGATTATAGCTGGATTGATTGGATTTTCCATTGACAAGGTGATGCTCTTAATTGAAAGTATGTTATTAAGATGGAAGGCAGACTAG
- the saoX gene encoding ABC transporter substrate-binding subunit SaoX: MKKRVILAILALSMMLAGCTDSSQQSVVIEDIDYDPAAEVVRYELEELNDADKEYVVQLGYRDCDHMVPAIIGEKAGIYKALGLNVVVTKTGKIMEAMSSGELDVGYQGIEGAINSVNQGAPLFMAAANHLGGSRYLVVSNDIKEPKDLIGKKIAVGSGAEAKPEWRKWAEELGIPAELENYEVVDMSDKDKVFALKAGQLDAFSACDPYGSLVEFEGFGRIMATGWGAHVSEDMEEGWGICCIYAMNNDFLEEHPELARRLVLAHSLAIKYLYEHPYNAAMMFADGFGTVPEVALKTVYMKTVAEGRTITWQFSEENLNNYIDYFYDYEIAEDNIPNINDIEKFMSTDLLETCGIEDFDTFIEEANIDKEFPVGMSYDDWLAKAKAIDGITE; the protein is encoded by the coding sequence ATGAAAAAAAGGGTGATTTTAGCTATTCTTGCATTATCGATGATGCTAGCTGGTTGTACAGATAGCAGTCAACAAAGTGTTGTAATCGAAGATATTGATTATGACCCTGCTGCAGAGGTAGTAAGGTATGAGTTAGAAGAATTAAATGATGCAGACAAGGAATATGTTGTACAGTTAGGATATAGAGATTGTGATCACATGGTGCCAGCTATTATAGGGGAAAAGGCAGGGATTTATAAAGCTTTAGGGCTTAATGTTGTAGTTACAAAGACAGGTAAGATTATGGAAGCCATGTCCTCAGGAGAATTAGATGTAGGATATCAAGGTATTGAAGGAGCTATTAATTCTGTTAATCAGGGAGCACCACTATTTATGGCAGCAGCTAATCATTTAGGAGGGTCTAGATACTTAGTTGTAAGCAATGACATTAAAGAACCAAAGGACTTAATAGGAAAAAAAATAGCTGTTGGATCTGGGGCAGAAGCAAAGCCAGAATGGCGAAAATGGGCTGAAGAGTTGGGCATTCCAGCTGAGTTAGAAAACTATGAAGTAGTGGATATGTCTGATAAGGATAAAGTTTTTGCATTAAAAGCAGGACAGCTAGATGCCTTTTCTGCCTGCGATCCTTATGGTTCTCTAGTAGAATTTGAAGGTTTTGGTCGTATTATGGCAACTGGTTGGGGTGCACATGTTTCAGAGGATATGGAAGAAGGTTGGGGAATATGCTGTATTTACGCTATGAACAATGATTTCCTAGAGGAACATCCAGAATTGGCGAGAAGATTAGTTCTTGCACATTCTCTTGCTATTAAATACTTGTATGAACATCCATACAATGCAGCTATGATGTTTGCTGATGGATTTGGAACAGTACCAGAAGTTGCACTAAAAACTGTGTATATGAAAACTGTTGCTGAAGGAAGAACAATTACATGGCAATTCTCAGAAGAAAACTTAAATAATTATATTGATTACTTCTATGACTATGAAATTGCAGAAGATAATATTCCAAATATAAATGATATTGAAAAATTCATGTCAACAGATTTACTAGAAACCTGCGGTATTGAAGATTTCGATACATTCATTGAAGAAGCAAATATTGATAAGGAGTTCCCAGTTGGTATGAGCTATGACGATTGGCTAGCTAAGGCAAAAGCTATAGATGGTATTACAGAGTAG
- the saoC gene encoding Cys-Cys-COOH (seleno)protein SaoC, translated as MNKKFKNLLIIFVIFALGLYSFSLKKSNTIEALGVEPDNELLIYFKENFPNNEVLKCGYEDLNDDGRKDLLVIYNESKRKNAMLVVIDKEDGFQLSDHIPAPIENLKIEFKDIDKTGPIEIIISGSKDENFGYSIFRLIDDTELKNLFGEGMEDCC; from the coding sequence ATGAATAAAAAATTTAAAAATCTACTAATCATATTTGTAATTTTTGCATTAGGGCTCTATTCTTTTTCTCTAAAAAAAAGTAATACTATAGAGGCACTAGGGGTAGAGCCAGATAATGAACTTCTTATATACTTTAAAGAAAATTTTCCAAACAATGAGGTTTTAAAGTGTGGATATGAAGACTTAAATGATGATGGACGTAAGGACTTACTGGTAATCTATAATGAATCTAAAAGAAAAAATGCAATGCTTGTAGTTATAGATAAAGAAGATGGATTTCAGTTATCTGACCACATTCCTGCTCCAATAGAAAACCTAAAAATAGAATTTAAGGATATCGATAAAACTGGACCAATAGAGATTATTATATCTGGTTCAAAGGATGAGAATTTCGGTTACTCTATATTTAGGTTAATTGATGATACAGAGCTGAAAAATTTGTTTGGGGAAGGTATGGAAGATTGTTGTTAA